In one Serinus canaria isolate serCan28SL12 chromosome 2, serCan2020, whole genome shotgun sequence genomic region, the following are encoded:
- the SEC61B gene encoding protein transport protein Sec61 subunit beta, with amino-acid sequence MPGPNPSATSVGSSGRSPSKAVAPRAAGSTVRQRKNASCGTRSAGRATSTGTGGMWRFYTEDSPGLKVGPVPVLVMSLLFIASVFMLHIWGKYTRS; translated from the exons ATG CCCGGGCCCAACCCCAGCGCCACCAGCGTCGGCTCCTCCGGCCGCTCCCCCAGCAAGGCTGTGGCTCCCCGCGCCGCGGGATCCACCGTCCGGCAGAG GAAAAATGCCAGCTGTGGGACAAGGAGTGCAGGCCGTGCCACGTCCACAGGGACTGGTGGGATGTGGCGGTTCTACACTGAGGACTCGCCAGGGCTCAAAGT tgGACCTGTTCCAGTTTTGGTCATGAGTCTTCTTTTTATTGCCTCTGTGTTTATGCTGCACATCTGGGGTAAATACACTCGTTCCTAG
- the ALG2 gene encoding alpha-1,3/1,6-mannosyltransferase ALG2 has translation MEEAEEVGGAGPSVLFLHPDLGLGGAERLVVDAALALRARGCRVQIWTAHYDPGRCFAETRGLAVRRAGGWLPRSLCGRGHALCAALRMAFVALYVLLLSGETFDAFVCDQVSACIPVLRLARTRKKVLFYCHFPDQLLTKRESFLKRLYRLPLDWLEEYTTGMADCIVVNSKFTASVFRDTFKSLSHIKPDVLYPSLNISSFEEIVPADIADLIPKKKKFLFLSINRYERKKNLALALEALHELQGRLDSHEWDEVHLVMAGGYDKRVLENVEHYEELRRLAAKLNVNDHVTFLRSFSDEQKISLFSNSVCVLYTPSNEHFGIVPLEAMYMRCPVIAVNSGGPLESISHNVTGFLCDPLPTQFADAMEKIVRDPLLKDTMGAAGRVRVMEKFSSEAFSEQLYQYIRRLTE, from the exons ATGGAGGAGGCGGAGGAGGTGGGAGGTGCGGGCCCGTCCGTGCTGTTCCTGCACCCGGACCTGGGCCTGGGCGGCGCGGAGCGGCTGGTGGTGGACGCGGCGCTGGCGCTGCGGGCGCGGGGCTGCCGGGTGCAGATCTGGACGGCGCACTACGACCCCGGGCGCTGCTTCGCGGAGACGCGCGGGCTGGCGgtgcggcgggcgggcggctgGCTCCCGCGCAGCCTGTGCGGCCGCGGGCACGCCCTGTGCGCCGCCCTGCGCATGGCCTTCGTGGCGCTCTACGTGCTGCTGCTCAGCGGAGAGACCTTCGACGCCTTCGTGTGCGACCAG GTGTCTGCCTGTATTCCTGTACTTAGACTGGCGAGAACCCGGAAGAAGGTTTTGTTCTACTGTCACTTTCCTGATCAGCTCTTGACCAAAAGAGAATCTTTCCTGAAGCGCCTCTACAGACTGCCGCTCGACTGGCTGGAGGAGTACACAACTGGCATGGCAGACTGTATCGTTGTGAACAGCAAGTTCACTGCCAGCGTCTTCAGAGACACATTTAAGTCCCTATCACACATAAAACCAGATGTCCTCTACCCATCACTCAACATCAGTAGCTTTGAAGAAATTGTTCCAGCAGACATAGCTGATCTGataccaaaaaagaaaaagttcctgtttctttccattaaTAGGtatgagagaaaaaagaatctGGCATTGGCTCTCGAAGCTTTGCATGAACTTCAAGGGAGACTTGATTCTCATGAGTGGGATGAAGTTCACCTGGTTATGGCAGGTGGTTATGATAAGCGAGTTCTGGAAAACGTGGAGCACTATGAAGAGCTGAGGAGACTTGCAGCCAAACTCAATGTTAATGATCATGTGACTTTTCTGAGATCATTCTCAGATGAAcagaaaatctctctttttagtaactctgtgtgtgtgctttatACACCAAGCAATGAACATTTTGGCATTGTCCCTTTGGAGGCAATGTATATGAGATGTCCAGTTATAGCAGTTAATTCAGGTGGTCCTTTGGAATCAATCTCACATAATGTTACAGGATTTTTGTGTGATCCTCTGCCAACGCAATTCGCTGATGCCATGGAAAAAATTGTGAGAGATCCTCTCTTAAAGGACACAatgggagcagctggcagagtgagagttatggaaaaattttcttcagaagCTTTCTCAGAACAGCTGTACCAATACATACGCAGATTAACAGAATAA